A single Pseudodesulfovibrio aespoeensis Aspo-2 DNA region contains:
- a CDS encoding HprK-related kinase B produces MMLTDVTSCKELVARFRESVPADKGLLLDFGGCVVQALCSTDTLRDELAAYFKEFVTPSGSPDIVVSAHEADPPETGLDFSVKQPDSGKTKIKEEWADLEDGRVVRKRLTGMHFVFGQGENATIGPCLANSNQVINFINNRFIEWKLNLGGLLGHAAGVAHHGRGISLAGFSGAGKSTLALHLMSRGTTFISNDRVMVEQNGNGLTMFGVAKQPRINPGTALHNPDLCNIVEPDMRRDFLAMPPEELWRLEHKYDALIDECYGPGRFMLRHTMNALVILNWTRGGGSMKVSMVDPLERADLLAAFMKDTGLFYLPADPERAKGPDVGDYARMLGRADLIEISGGIDFEGASTVCLHYMATGELPENQL; encoded by the coding sequence ATGATGCTGACTGATGTCACTTCGTGCAAGGAACTGGTGGCGAGGTTCAGGGAGTCCGTCCCGGCGGACAAAGGGCTGTTGCTCGATTTCGGCGGCTGCGTCGTCCAGGCGCTGTGCAGCACCGATACGCTTCGCGACGAGCTCGCGGCCTATTTCAAGGAGTTTGTCACGCCATCCGGCAGCCCGGACATCGTGGTCTCGGCCCACGAGGCTGACCCGCCGGAAACCGGCCTGGATTTCTCGGTCAAGCAGCCCGACTCCGGCAAGACAAAGATCAAGGAGGAGTGGGCGGACCTGGAAGATGGCCGCGTGGTGCGCAAGCGTCTGACCGGGATGCATTTTGTCTTCGGGCAGGGGGAGAACGCGACCATTGGTCCCTGCCTCGCCAATTCCAACCAGGTCATCAACTTCATCAACAACCGGTTCATCGAGTGGAAGCTCAACCTGGGCGGGCTTCTTGGCCATGCCGCGGGTGTCGCCCACCATGGCCGGGGCATCTCCCTGGCCGGTTTTTCCGGGGCGGGCAAGTCCACCCTGGCCCTGCACCTCATGAGCCGGGGGACCACTTTCATCAGCAACGACCGGGTCATGGTGGAGCAGAACGGCAATGGGCTGACGATGTTCGGCGTGGCCAAACAGCCGCGCATCAATCCCGGCACGGCCCTTCACAACCCGGACCTGTGCAACATCGTGGAGCCGGATATGAGAAGGGACTTCCTGGCCATGCCGCCGGAGGAACTGTGGCGGCTCGAACACAAGTATGACGCGCTCATCGACGAATGCTACGGTCCTGGCCGGTTCATGCTCAGGCACACCATGAACGCCCTGGTCATCCTCAACTGGACGCGGGGCGGCGGCTCCATGAAGGTCTCGATGGTCGATCCCCTGGAGCGTGCCGATCTGCTGGCCGCATTCATGAAGGACACCGGCCTGTTCTACCTGCCCGCCGACCCGGAGCGGGCAAAGGGACCGGACGTGGGCGACTATGCCCGCATGCTGGGCAGGGCGGATTTGATCGAGATATCGGGCGGCATCGACTTCGAAGGCGCCTCGACCGTCTGCCTGCACTACATGGCCACGGGGGAACTCCCTGAAAACCAGCTGTAA
- a CDS encoding GAK system CofD-like protein, giving the protein MRIRITRDVAIPDLLKLERYRRTPELGPRILFFSGGTALRKTSRALVRYTHNSIHLITPFDSGGSSAIIRKAFAMPAVGDIRNRLMALADQSVQGNPAIFDLFAHRLPKVGEQAGLRQELEEMAAGRHPLVRRIPDPMRKIIRNHFHQFLLAMPEGFNLRGASIGNLVLTAGYLGNRRQLDPVIYIFSKLVHVCGVVRPTLNKDLHLAARLRNGTVLVGQHLVTGKETDPIPSPIEEVWLTQSLEDATPVTPHIRSKIRDRIAEADLICYPPGSFFSSVVANLLPSGVGRAVAANACPKVFVPSTGLDPEARDLSVAARAGLLRRHLAGSGAPTGSDVLSHVLVDTRNGEYPGGVNKKGLKDQGLDVVDCPLVTAHSAPNIDEKLLSKVLLSLT; this is encoded by the coding sequence ATGCGAATACGCATCACGCGGGATGTTGCCATACCCGACCTGCTCAAGCTGGAGCGCTACAGGAGAACCCCGGAACTGGGGCCGCGCATCCTGTTTTTCAGCGGCGGCACGGCCTTGCGCAAGACCTCGCGGGCGCTCGTCCGCTACACCCACAACTCCATCCACCTGATCACGCCCTTTGATTCGGGGGGCAGTTCGGCCATCATCCGCAAGGCCTTTGCCATGCCCGCGGTGGGCGATATCCGCAACCGGCTCATGGCCCTGGCAGACCAGTCGGTGCAGGGCAACCCGGCGATCTTCGATCTCTTTGCCCACCGGCTTCCCAAGGTGGGGGAGCAGGCCGGGCTTCGCCAGGAGCTTGAGGAGATGGCCGCAGGCAGGCATCCGCTGGTCAGGCGCATCCCGGACCCCATGCGCAAGATCATCCGCAACCACTTCCACCAGTTCCTGCTCGCCATGCCCGAAGGGTTCAACCTCCGTGGAGCCAGCATCGGCAATCTGGTGCTGACAGCGGGCTACCTGGGCAACAGGCGGCAGCTGGACCCGGTCATCTACATCTTCTCCAAGCTGGTCCATGTCTGTGGGGTCGTCCGCCCGACCCTGAACAAGGACCTGCACCTTGCCGCACGCCTGAGAAACGGGACGGTCCTGGTCGGGCAGCATCTCGTGACCGGCAAGGAGACCGACCCGATCCCTTCGCCAATAGAGGAGGTCTGGCTGACCCAGTCGCTGGAGGACGCGACCCCGGTCACGCCGCACATCCGCAGCAAGATCAGGGACAGGATCGCCGAGGCCGACCTGATCTGCTACCCGCCAGGGAGCTTCTTTTCGAGCGTTGTCGCCAATCTTCTGCCTTCCGGCGTGGGCCGGGCCGTGGCTGCAAACGCCTGCCCCAAGGTGTTTGTTCCCAGCACGGGCCTGGACCCGGAAGCCCGCGATCTGAGCGTCGCGGCCCGGGCCGGTCTGCTGCGCCGCCACCTCGCCGGGAGCGGTGCGCCGACCGGGAGCGATGTCCTGAGCCACGTGCTCGTGGATACCAGAAACGGGGAGTATCCGGGCGGCGTCAACAAGAAAGGGCTCAAGGATCAGGGGCTCGACGTGGTGGACTGTCCCCTGGTGACCGCGCACAGCGCGCCGAATATTGACGAAAAGTTGTTGAGCAAAGTGCTTTTGTCGTTGACCTGA
- a CDS encoding amphi-Trp domain-containing protein, translating to MEKRKINVKMSLSYPEVVAYLEDLLKSFKSRKIVVQTGEDHLVMTPPEQVGVKVEAKIKKDRQSIGFELSWVQCETGCLSISDREPEPAAARIELKPVAMKPEQGTGVEVAEKVVKIKKEENKHGKKDAKEEKKDSSGKGKTLKAHATEPRG from the coding sequence ATGGAAAAGAGAAAGATCAATGTCAAGATGAGTCTGTCGTATCCCGAGGTGGTCGCCTACCTGGAAGATCTGCTCAAAAGCTTCAAGTCCCGCAAGATCGTTGTGCAAACGGGCGAGGATCATCTCGTCATGACTCCCCCGGAGCAGGTCGGCGTCAAGGTCGAGGCCAAGATCAAGAAGGATCGGCAGAGCATCGGCTTTGAGCTGTCCTGGGTCCAGTGCGAAACCGGCTGCCTCTCCATCAGCGACAGGGAGCCGGAACCTGCGGCGGCCCGGATCGAGCTGAAACCCGTGGCCATGAAGCCGGAGCAAGGCACAGGTGTCGAGGTTGCCGAGAAGGTCGTGAAAATCAAGAAGGAAGAGAACAAGCACGGGAAGAAAGACGCGAAAGAGGAGAAGAAGGATTCGTCCGGCAAGGGCAAGACTCTGAAAGCGCATGCAACTGAGCCGCGCGGCTGA
- a CDS encoding ParA family protein: protein MRTLAVLNQKGGVGKTTTAVNLGAGLARQGRKVLLLDLDPQAHLTYSLGVMAHELPRTMGAVLMQECRLGDVVRRVAGMDVVPASVALAGTEVDLAGVDNRENRLRMALADVDGYDFVVADCPPNLGLLTLNAMTACDELLVPVQPEFLALQSLGKLMETVAAIQGGWNPDLRVTGILLTRYQRQKKLNRETRQRIQKHFGDTLLTTVIRDNISLAEAPSFGQDIFTYKPGSNGAADYRSLALELLRRGAP from the coding sequence ATGCGAACCCTTGCAGTGCTCAATCAGAAAGGCGGTGTGGGCAAGACCACGACCGCGGTCAACCTGGGGGCAGGGCTTGCCCGGCAGGGCCGGAAGGTTCTGCTGCTCGATCTCGACCCCCAGGCGCACCTGACCTACTCGCTGGGCGTCATGGCCCACGAACTGCCGCGCACCATGGGGGCGGTGCTCATGCAGGAGTGCCGCCTTGGCGATGTGGTCCGCCGCGTCGCAGGCATGGATGTGGTCCCGGCCTCGGTCGCCCTGGCCGGGACCGAGGTCGATCTGGCCGGGGTGGACAACCGCGAGAACCGTCTCCGGATGGCCCTGGCGGACGTTGACGGGTACGATTTTGTCGTGGCCGACTGCCCCCCCAACCTCGGCCTGCTGACCCTCAACGCCATGACCGCCTGCGACGAGCTGCTGGTCCCTGTCCAGCCGGAGTTCCTGGCCCTGCAAAGCCTGGGCAAGCTCATGGAGACCGTGGCCGCCATCCAGGGGGGCTGGAATCCCGATCTCAGGGTGACGGGCATTCTGCTGACGCGCTACCAGCGGCAGAAAAAGCTCAACCGGGAGACGCGCCAGAGGATTCAGAAGCATTTCGGCGACACCCTGCTTACCACCGTCATTCGCGACAACATCTCCCTGGCTGAGGCTCCGAGCTTCGGGCAGGATATCTTCACCTACAAACCGGGCAGCAACGGAGCCGCGGATTATCGCAGCCTGGCTCTGGAACTGCTCCGCCGAGGTGCTCCATGA
- a CDS encoding amphi-Trp domain-containing protein produces MSKDKVKIKQTLDTAQVVAHLEDLADSLKSGIVRVDDGTNSVVLCAGDIMNFEMKIGRKKDRARCSIELEWDDDGSKLESFKISDK; encoded by the coding sequence ATGAGCAAGGACAAGGTCAAGATCAAACAGACGCTGGACACGGCCCAGGTGGTGGCCCACCTCGAAGACCTGGCCGATTCGCTCAAGTCGGGCATTGTCCGCGTTGACGATGGCACCAACAGCGTGGTCCTGTGCGCTGGCGACATCATGAACTTTGAAATGAAGATAGGCCGCAAGAAGGATCGTGCCAGATGCTCCATCGAACTGGAGTGGGACGACGACGGCTCCAAGCTGGAATCATTCAAGATATCTGATAAATAG
- a CDS encoding molybdopterin-dependent oxidoreductase has product MSKEYVYSVCGMCTVRCPIQVEVVDGKAEYIQGNPHAAGILGSLCPRGAAGTALTYDEERPQHPMIRVGERGEGKWRKASWDEALDYVTDKLKAIQAQYGKESVLFSDRGGPFRDFYRAFLRGIGTPNYNNHDSACARNVQNAALSVFGFGRKGMAYDLKNAKHVILQQRNIFEAINVAEVNNLLGAMENGCKLSVIDIRANVPATKADNFYLIRPGTDYAFNLAVINTLITEELYDKQFVADWFNDFEVLKSFVAEYTPEWAGVETGVSAEAIRDLARQLSEAAPSVLWHPGWMTARYDDSFYMSRTIYIINALLGSIGAKGGLPIMVKPGDVGAKDVKSFMEIYPKPEAKRVDGVGWMEGRKHYDAGPGLVNLAYDAIVTGKPYPIKAYIAHRHDPLMAFPDKDDVKAMWDNLDLLVAVTFSWSDTAWQADVVLPISPYLERDDTIMTKNGAKPGFIIRNRAIEPVYDTKAIWEIYAGLGKRMGLKELDYDKIEDIWNFQLEGTGVTIEDFAKTGMVSLTKEPLFKPVKEGIFKTPSGKIQIIDAKLEADGMPSLKPYVSPQRPPADKFRITFGRCALHTQGHTVNNALLFERMSENTLWIHTDRAKALGIATDDYVTVSNNGYSSKIRAFVTDFIHPEAVFMIHGFGHTLPCESRALGKGAADNLLMPKGIKRYDKSGGAVSMQEHFVQVARA; this is encoded by the coding sequence ATGAGCAAAGAATATGTGTATAGCGTCTGTGGCATGTGCACGGTGCGCTGTCCCATCCAGGTCGAGGTGGTTGACGGCAAGGCCGAGTACATCCAGGGCAACCCGCACGCAGCGGGCATCTTGGGTTCCTTGTGTCCGCGCGGCGCGGCAGGGACCGCCCTGACCTACGACGAGGAGCGCCCCCAGCATCCCATGATCCGTGTGGGCGAACGCGGCGAGGGCAAATGGCGCAAGGCATCCTGGGACGAAGCCCTGGACTATGTGACCGACAAGCTCAAGGCCATCCAGGCCCAGTACGGCAAGGAATCGGTCCTGTTCTCAGACCGGGGCGGCCCGTTCCGCGACTTTTACCGCGCCTTCCTGCGCGGCATTGGTACGCCCAACTACAACAACCATGACTCGGCCTGCGCACGCAACGTGCAGAACGCCGCCCTCTCCGTCTTCGGATTTGGCCGCAAGGGCATGGCCTACGACCTCAAGAACGCCAAGCATGTCATCCTGCAACAGCGCAACATCTTCGAAGCCATCAACGTGGCCGAGGTGAACAACCTGCTGGGCGCCATGGAAAACGGCTGCAAGCTTTCGGTCATCGACATCCGGGCCAATGTCCCGGCCACCAAGGCGGACAACTTCTACCTCATCCGCCCCGGCACCGACTACGCCTTCAACCTGGCTGTCATCAACACCCTCATCACCGAGGAACTCTACGACAAGCAGTTCGTGGCCGACTGGTTCAACGATTTCGAGGTGCTCAAGAGCTTCGTGGCCGAGTACACCCCGGAATGGGCCGGAGTCGAAACCGGCGTGTCGGCGGAAGCCATCCGCGATCTGGCCCGCCAGCTCTCCGAGGCCGCCCCTTCCGTGCTCTGGCACCCCGGCTGGATGACCGCCCGCTATGACGACTCCTTTTACATGTCGCGCACCATCTACATCATCAACGCCCTGCTCGGCAGCATCGGGGCCAAGGGCGGCCTGCCGATCATGGTCAAGCCCGGCGATGTGGGAGCCAAGGATGTGAAGAGCTTCATGGAGATCTACCCCAAGCCCGAAGCCAAGCGCGTGGACGGCGTGGGCTGGATGGAAGGCCGCAAGCACTACGACGCCGGCCCGGGCCTGGTCAACCTCGCCTATGACGCCATCGTCACCGGCAAACCCTACCCCATCAAGGCATACATCGCCCACCGCCACGACCCGCTCATGGCCTTCCCGGACAAGGACGACGTCAAGGCCATGTGGGACAACCTCGACCTGCTGGTGGCCGTGACCTTCTCCTGGTCCGACACCGCCTGGCAGGCCGACGTGGTGCTGCCCATCTCGCCCTACCTTGAGCGCGACGACACCATCATGACCAAGAACGGCGCCAAGCCGGGCTTCATCATCCGCAACCGCGCCATTGAGCCGGTCTACGACACCAAGGCCATCTGGGAAATCTATGCGGGCCTTGGCAAGCGCATGGGCCTCAAGGAGCTCGACTACGACAAGATAGAGGACATCTGGAACTTCCAGCTCGAAGGCACCGGGGTAACCATCGAGGACTTCGCCAAGACAGGCATGGTCTCCCTGACCAAGGAGCCGCTGTTCAAGCCCGTCAAAGAGGGCATCTTCAAGACCCCCTCGGGCAAGATCCAGATCATCGACGCAAAGCTCGAAGCCGATGGCATGCCCTCGCTCAAGCCCTATGTCTCGCCCCAGAGGCCTCCTGCGGACAAGTTCCGCATCACCTTTGGCCGCTGCGCCCTGCATACCCAGGGCCACACGGTCAACAACGCCCTGCTCTTCGAGCGCATGTCCGAAAACACCCTGTGGATACACACCGACAGGGCCAAAGCGCTCGGCATCGCCACCGACGACTACGTCACCGTGAGCAACAACGGGTATTCCTCAAAAATCCGCGCCTTTGTCACGGATTTCATCCACCCGGAGGCGGTGTTCATGATTCATGGTTTCGGCCACACCCTGCCATGCGAATCCCGCGCACTGGGCAAGGGCGCGGCTGACAACCTGCTCATGCCCAAGGGCATCAAGCGCTACGACAAGTCCGGCGGTGCCGTCTCCATGCAGGAGCACTTCGTCCAGGTCGCCAGGGCCTAG
- a CDS encoding 4Fe-4S dicluster domain-containing protein, which produces MAIYRIKFDKKRCIACDACLIHCKVKNKVPTGLSLNRLIAEGPVADKDGKPTAKLKYQPCMHCKKPECVPACPTGAMYQREDGLVLVNMDLCDGCQSCIAACPWDVPVFNALTGKIMKCDYCVDRVDAGGTPACVTGCTASALSFVRPE; this is translated from the coding sequence ATGGCAATTTACAGGATCAAGTTCGACAAGAAGAGGTGCATCGCCTGTGATGCCTGTCTGATTCACTGCAAGGTGAAAAACAAGGTTCCGACTGGGCTGAGTCTGAACAGGCTGATAGCCGAGGGACCTGTTGCCGACAAGGACGGCAAGCCCACGGCCAAGCTCAAGTACCAGCCGTGCATGCACTGTAAGAAGCCGGAGTGTGTGCCGGCCTGTCCCACCGGGGCCATGTACCAGCGCGAGGACGGCCTCGTGCTCGTCAACATGGACCTGTGCGACGGCTGCCAGTCATGCATTGCCGCCTGCCCGTGGGACGTGCCTGTCTTCAATGCGCTGACTGGCAAGATCATGAAGTGTGATTACTGCGTGGACCGGGTGGATGCCGGGGGCACACCCGCCTGCGTTACTGGCTGCACCGCCTCTGCCCTGAGTTTTGTGCGGCCTGAATAG